ATAACAAACGCGTCAATTAGGACGCTCGCAAGCTCGCGCCTATTACGCGGGCGTTGGGCATCACAAATAGGAGAAGCACATGGGTGAATGGTCTGAGTCTGAGTAATCCCCACGAATTGGAACGGTAACTAGCTGACTCTAAAAGAGATAGGGGTGGACATGCACCTTCTGACATGATCTTCTTGCGGTTGCGAAACGTAAGAAGCCCTCAGAAAAAGGAGCCGAAGATGCATGCCACCGATATCCTTGATACGTGCCTCACGGGCCTATGTCAAACCATGCACGCCGCCCGCTATACGGCCGTAAAGGTCGCCGTCGAATCCGCTTTGGCGCAGAGGTGTGTGACAGTGACAGCGCTTGGCCGCGGTATCATCGGAGAGGTTGGCGAGAAGCACTGCATCAAGCGAATGGATCGTTTGGCCGGCAATGAACACCTGCGGCAGCAAGTTTCCGTCGCCTACCAAGACATGGCTGAATGGATTCTAGGTGGAACTGTCCGTCCGCTGATCTTGGTCGACTGGTCGCCACTGAGTCCTGATGAGCGTTTTCATCTTCTGCGTGCTTCTGTGCCCGTGGGTGGTCGGGCATTGGCGATCTATGAAGAGGTCCATGAGCGGAATTGCCTTGGCAGCCGAAGCGTCCAGACGGAGTTCCTGGCGACGTTGGCGAGTTTGCTGCCGCCACACTGCGAGCCGATTCTGGTCACGGACGCCGGGTTCAAGAATCCCTGGTTTCGGGCAGTTGAAGCACTCGGCTGGGACTGGATCGGCCGTATACGCGGAACCGTGCAAATTACCAGGCCGGATGAAGAGTTTTGGGTGCGCTGCACCCGTGTGGCGAATGTTCTCAAAACCGGGAAACCGACGTACTTGGGAGCTTTCCTTGTGGCTCGTTCCAACCCGATAGAATGTGCCGTCTATGGATTGCGAAAGCCACCAAAAGGCCGGCGCAAGAACACCCGGCATGGACATAAAGCCGAGTCGAAGCACAGTAAGACCAATGCTGCCCGTGAACGCGAACCTTGGCTTATCGTCACCTCCTTACCCGGTGGGAAGACCGAAACTAAGAAGGTGCTTGCAGCGTACCGAAAGCGGATGGCTATTGAGGAGAACTTTCGAGACACCAAGAGCGAGTACTACGGAATGGGTCTGGATCGCTCACGCTCGCGCTCCGCAGAACGCTATTCCGTACTGCTGCTGATCAATGCACTGGCTCTGTTCACGGCTTGGCTGCACGGCAAGGTGGCCCAAACCAAAAA
This region of Thiohalomonas denitrificans genomic DNA includes:
- a CDS encoding IS4 family transposase, encoding MHATDILDTCLTGLCQTMHAARYTAVKVAVESALAQRCVTVTALGRGIIGEVGEKHCIKRMDRLAGNEHLRQQVSVAYQDMAEWILGGTVRPLILVDWSPLSPDERFHLLRASVPVGGRALAIYEEVHERNCLGSRSVQTEFLATLASLLPPHCEPILVTDAGFKNPWFRAVEALGWDWIGRIRGTVQITRPDEEFWVRCTRVANVLKTGKPTYLGAFLVARSNPIECAVYGLRKPPKGRRKNTRHGHKAESKHSKTNAAREREPWLIVTSLPGGKTETKKVLAAYRKRMAIEENFRDTKSEYYGMGLDRSRSRSAERYSVLLLINALALFTAWLHGKVAQTKNLHWRYQANTVKSRSVLSSVFLGLRVIRRGELDLTSRLLAQLRSSLCEPEFGATA